One genomic region from Phragmites australis chromosome 1, lpPhrAust1.1, whole genome shotgun sequence encodes:
- the LOC133922083 gene encoding diacylglycerol kinase 1-like isoform X1, translated as MENSVEKNNLLKEFYIPTYILVPESPVEHVSQMPSCPVIVFINTKSGGQLGHDLIVTYRKLLNHAQVFDLLDEAPDKVLYKLYSNLERLKRDGDTLASEIYGRLRLIVAGGDGTAGWLLGVVSDLKLVHPPPVATVPMGTGNNLPYSFGWGKRNPGTDQDSVISFLQLVREAREMNIDSWHIVMRMESPKGSPCDPIAPSDLPHSLHAFRHVPKTDPQDMVYSYTFRGGFWNYFSMGMDAQVSYAFHSERKLHPEKFKNQLSNQKQYLKLACTQGWFCAALCHPMSWNIACLAKVKIMKKSGKWETLEIPQSIRSIVCLNLPSFSGGLNPWGTPSKRKQRKRDLVMHPLVNDGLLEIVGFKDAWHGLVLLSPRGHGTRLAQAHRVRFEFHKGTTDHAYMRIDGEPWKQPLPTDDGKVVVEISHAGQVKMLATKDCIAKGNHESSAEISTVYPEARSSVDTYDDFDEERRNFGAALSFRYMSDVNKQ; from the exons ATGGAGAACAGTGTAGAGAAAAATAACTTGCTGAAAGAATTCTATATTCCAACTTATATTTTGGTGCCAGAGTCTCCAGTAGAGCATGTTTCTCAGATGCCTAGCTGTCCAGTGATTGTTTTTATAAACACCAAAAGCGGTGGCCAACTGGGGCATGATTTAATTGTCACATACCGTAAGCTTCTCAACCATGCTCAG GTGTTTGATCTGCTTGACGAAGCTCCAGACAAGGTCTTGTACAAGTTATATAGCAACTTGGAAAGGCTCAAGCGTGACGGTGATACTCTTGCTTCTGAAATCTATGGGAGACTGAGGCTAATA GTTGCTGGAGGTGATGGAACAGCGGGTTGGTTGCTTGGAGTTGTATCTGATCTTAAGTTAGTACACCCACCTCCTGTTGCTACAGTTCCGATGGGAACTGGAAATAACTTGCCATATTCTTTTGGATGG GGGAAGAGAAATCCTGGAACAGATCAGGATTCGGTCATATCATTTCTTCAGTTGGTAAGAGAAGCAAGAGAGATGAACATTGATAG CTGGCATATTGTCATGAGAATGGAAAGCCCAAAAGGTTCTCCTTGTGATCCAATTGCACCTTCCGATTTGCCACATTCTTTGCATGCATTTCGCCATGTGCCAAAGACAGATCCACAAGATATG GTATATTCTTACACATTTCGTGGGGGATTTTGGAATTACTTCAGTATGG GAATGGACGCCCAAGTGTCTTATGCGTTTCATTCTGAGAGGAAACTGCATCCAGAGAAATTCAAGAATCAGTTATCTAATCAG AAACAATATTTGAAGCTGGCATGCACGCAAGGATGGTTCTGTGCCGCACTGTGTCATCCAATGTCATG GAACATTGCTTGCCTTGCAAAAGTAAAGATAATGAAGAAATCTGGAAAATGGGAAACCTTGGAAATTCCACAGAG TATCCGGTCTATCGTTTGTCTCAATTTGCCCAGCTTCTCTGGTGGACTGAACCCTTGGGGAACACCAAGTAAGAGGAAGCAAAGAAAA AGAGACTTGGTAATGCATCCACTTGTTAATGATGGCCTTCTGGAGATTGTGGGTTTCAAAGATGCTTGGCATGGGCTTGTTTTGCTGTCCCCGAGAGGCCATGGCACTCGTCTTGCTCAG GCTCACCGTGTTCGATTCGAATTCCACAAAGGTACTACTGACCACGCTTACATGAGAATTGATGGGGAGCCCTGGAAGCAGCCTCTTCCAACGGATGACGGCAAGGTTGTGGTAGAGATCTCCCATGCTGGACAGGTCAAGATGCTTGCGACCAAAGACTGCATAGCTAAAGGCAACCATGAGTCGTCCGCAGAGATTTCAACGGTTTATCCGGAGGCTAGATCCAGCGTCGACACGTACGACGACTTTGACGAGGAACGGAGGAACTTCGGCGCTGCCTTGTCGTTTCGGTACATGAGTGATGTGAACAAACAATAA
- the LOC133922083 gene encoding diacylglycerol kinase 1-like isoform X2, whose protein sequence is MGTGNNLPYSFGWGKRNPGTDQDSVISFLQLVREAREMNIDSWHIVMRMESPKGSPCDPIAPSDLPHSLHAFRHVPKTDPQDMVYSYTFRGGFWNYFSMGMDAQVSYAFHSERKLHPEKFKNQLSNQKQYLKLACTQGWFCAALCHPMSWNIACLAKVKIMKKSGKWETLEIPQSIRSIVCLNLPSFSGGLNPWGTPSKRKQRKRDLVMHPLVNDGLLEIVGFKDAWHGLVLLSPRGHGTRLAQAHRVRFEFHKGTTDHAYMRIDGEPWKQPLPTDDGKVVVEISHAGQVKMLATKDCIAKGNHESSAEISTVYPEARSSVDTYDDFDEERRNFGAALSFRYMSDVNKQ, encoded by the exons ATGGGAACTGGAAATAACTTGCCATATTCTTTTGGATGG GGGAAGAGAAATCCTGGAACAGATCAGGATTCGGTCATATCATTTCTTCAGTTGGTAAGAGAAGCAAGAGAGATGAACATTGATAG CTGGCATATTGTCATGAGAATGGAAAGCCCAAAAGGTTCTCCTTGTGATCCAATTGCACCTTCCGATTTGCCACATTCTTTGCATGCATTTCGCCATGTGCCAAAGACAGATCCACAAGATATG GTATATTCTTACACATTTCGTGGGGGATTTTGGAATTACTTCAGTATGG GAATGGACGCCCAAGTGTCTTATGCGTTTCATTCTGAGAGGAAACTGCATCCAGAGAAATTCAAGAATCAGTTATCTAATCAG AAACAATATTTGAAGCTGGCATGCACGCAAGGATGGTTCTGTGCCGCACTGTGTCATCCAATGTCATG GAACATTGCTTGCCTTGCAAAAGTAAAGATAATGAAGAAATCTGGAAAATGGGAAACCTTGGAAATTCCACAGAG TATCCGGTCTATCGTTTGTCTCAATTTGCCCAGCTTCTCTGGTGGACTGAACCCTTGGGGAACACCAAGTAAGAGGAAGCAAAGAAAA AGAGACTTGGTAATGCATCCACTTGTTAATGATGGCCTTCTGGAGATTGTGGGTTTCAAAGATGCTTGGCATGGGCTTGTTTTGCTGTCCCCGAGAGGCCATGGCACTCGTCTTGCTCAG GCTCACCGTGTTCGATTCGAATTCCACAAAGGTACTACTGACCACGCTTACATGAGAATTGATGGGGAGCCCTGGAAGCAGCCTCTTCCAACGGATGACGGCAAGGTTGTGGTAGAGATCTCCCATGCTGGACAGGTCAAGATGCTTGCGACCAAAGACTGCATAGCTAAAGGCAACCATGAGTCGTCCGCAGAGATTTCAACGGTTTATCCGGAGGCTAGATCCAGCGTCGACACGTACGACGACTTTGACGAGGAACGGAGGAACTTCGGCGCTGCCTTGTCGTTTCGGTACATGAGTGATGTGAACAAACAATAA